Proteins found in one Sorghum bicolor cultivar BTx623 chromosome 1, Sorghum_bicolor_NCBIv3, whole genome shotgun sequence genomic segment:
- the LOC8082145 gene encoding uncharacterized protein LOC8082145 — protein MALQTLNPHRHAAAVSPSPAPSPVPRRGHPPPQPLLHLPPRRRLAGGAARPRAVAAAVSGAVNEARRRGAPQEGGEDGRKDTDLATLGNLCVDVVLSVPQLPPAPREERKAYMERLAASPPDQKFWEAGGNCNLAFAAARLGLSCSTLGHVGEEIYGNFLLDVLQAEGISVVGMLENTNAAACRQAYETLLCWVLVDPFQKHGFCSRADFSEEPAFSWIRKLPADIRTAIHHSKILFCNGYAFDEFFPDVIASSIDCAIDSGTAVFFDPGPRGKSLLHGTLDEQRALEHALRFSDVLLLTSDEAESLTTIRNPVQAGQELLKKGVRTKQVVIKMGSKGSIMITKSTVSCAPAFKINVVDTVGCGDSFTAAIAFGFLHDLPAVNTLTLANAVGAATATGCGAGRNVARLDKVLQLLKEADLNEEDTWTELIEGNSLCIEVSIMSGMARNGFGERIVHVPVTKVVSDILPMFEAVSERSAVQA, from the exons ATGGCGCTTCAAACCCTAAACCCGCACCGGCACGCGGCGGCCGTCTCCCCGTCGCCGGCGCCGTCGCCCGTCCCGCGCCGCGGCCACCCGCCGCCGCAGCCTCTCCTGCACCtccctccccgccgccgcctcgcgGGCGGCGCCGCCCGGCCGCGCGCCGTCGCTGCCGCCGTCTCGGGGGCCGTCAACGAGGCCAGGAGGCGTGGGGCGCCGCAGGAGGGCGGGGAGGACGGGAGGAAGGACACGGACCTCGCCACGCTCGGGAACCTCTGCGTCGACGTCGTGCTCAGCGTGCCCCAGCTCCCGCCCGCGCCGCGGGAGGAGCGGAAGGCCTACATGGAGCGCCTCGCCGCCTCACCGCCCGATCAG AAATTTTGGGAGGCTGGTGGAAACTGCAATTTAGCCTTTGCTGCAGCTAGGCTTGGGCTTAGCTGTTCCACTCTGGGTCATGTAGGAGAGGAAATATATGGAAATTTTCTTCTTGATGTGCTTCAAGCGGAGGGCATTAGTGTTGTTGGGATGCTTGAAAATACCAATGCTGCTGCGTGCCGCCAAGCCTATGAAACACTTCTATGTTGGGTTCTTGTAGACCCATTTCAGAAACATGGTTTTTGCAG CCGTGCAGACTTCAGTGAAGAGCCAGCATTCAGTTGGATACGTAAACTCCCAGCAGATATCAGGACAGCTATTCATCACTCCAAAATACTGTTTTGCAATGGCTATGCTTTTGATGAGTTCTTCCCTGATGTGATCGCATCCTCTATCGACTGTGCAATTGATTCGGGAACAGCAGTGTTTTTCGATCCTGGTCCCCGTGGGAAATCTCTCTTACATGGGACCTTGGATGAGCAGAGAGCACTTGAGCATGCGCTCAGGTTCAGTGATGTCCTCCTCTTGACATCAGATGAG GCTGAATCTCTAACCACCATCAGAAACCCAGTTCAGGCTGGGCAAGAGTTGCTAAAGAAAGGGGTCCGCACAAAGCAGGTTGTCATCAAAATGGGTTCCAAGGGTTCGATCATGATAACTAAGAGCACTGTTTCCTGCGCGCCTGCTTTCAAG ATCAACGTTGTGGACACAGTTGGATGTGGAGATAGCTTTACTGCTGCTATAGCCTTTGGGTTCCTCCATGACTTGCCAGCGGTTAACACATTAACCCTAGCAAATGCAGTTGGTGCTGCAACCGCCACTGGCTGTGGGGCTGGCAGGAATGTTGCTCGCCTGGATAAAGTACTACAGCTCTTGAAAGAAGCCGATCTCAATGAAGAAGACACATGGACTGAGCTGATTGAAGGAAATTCTCTCTGTATTGAGGTCTCAATTATGTCTGGGATGGCAAGAAATGGTTTTGGCGAGCGCATTGTGCATGTTCCTGTTACCAAAGTGGTTTCCGACATTTTGCCTATGTTCGAAGCAGTGTCAGAGCGAAGCGCTGTCCAGGCTTGA